Proteins encoded by one window of Caloranaerobacter sp. TR13:
- a CDS encoding LysR family transcriptional regulator — MNLQYLKAFYVTVRVNSISKAAKILHLTQPGLSMQIQSLEKELQVSLLNRSNKGVKLTEAGKIVFDYANTILSLQENIERDLENLKTHKKHLLIGSCKAVGEYALPCSIYVYKQDNKDVEINLEITNTKKVIENLISRNTNIGIIHGNVKNKDLKILKITSDKLLLVTSLPVIKKKITLDELVKLPLIFREEGSGTRETIKKALKCQDIEIDDLNIIYELNSMEAIKTSVLSGKGISFIPELSIKRELKDGLLKVIEIENMEILSDFYVAYRKDLELNPYELNFIDFIRSSKRGFC, encoded by the coding sequence ATGAATTTACAGTATCTTAAGGCCTTCTATGTAACTGTAAGAGTTAATAGCATTTCAAAGGCTGCCAAAATACTCCATCTAACTCAACCAGGATTAAGTATGCAAATACAATCTTTAGAAAAAGAATTACAAGTTAGTTTGCTTAACAGAAGTAATAAAGGTGTTAAATTAACTGAAGCTGGAAAGATAGTTTTTGATTATGCAAATACTATTCTTTCTCTTCAAGAGAATATAGAAAGAGATCTTGAAAATCTAAAAACCCATAAAAAACACTTACTAATAGGCTCTTGTAAAGCAGTAGGAGAATACGCATTACCATGTAGCATATATGTATATAAGCAAGATAATAAAGACGTAGAAATAAATCTAGAAATTACCAATACAAAAAAAGTCATAGAAAATCTTATTAGTAGAAATACAAACATAGGTATCATACACGGAAATGTTAAAAATAAAGATTTAAAAATTCTTAAAATCACTTCTGATAAATTACTTTTAGTTACATCGTTACCAGTTATCAAGAAAAAAATCACTTTAGACGAACTAGTTAAACTTCCTCTTATTTTCCGCGAAGAAGGTTCTGGTACTAGAGAAACTATAAAAAAAGCTTTAAAATGTCAAGACATTGAGATAGATGATTTAAATATCATATATGAACTCAACTCAATGGAAGCTATTAAAACCTCTGTTTTATCTGGAAAAGGTATATCTTTTATTCCTGAGTTATCAATTAAAAGAGAACTAAAAGATGGTTTATTGAAAGTTATAGAAATAGAAAATATGGAAATTTTATCGGACTTCTACGTAGCTTACAGAAAAGACCTCGAATTAAATCCTTATGAATTAAATTTTATAGATTTTATACGCTCTTCAAAACGCGGTTTCTGTTAA
- a CDS encoding TIGR04282 family arsenosugar biosynthesis glycosyltransferase: MDALILMTRIPIPGKTKTRLIGTLTKEECAEIHKAFLLDIFKSFSFIKDEIDIYLTFTPEDSLYLIENILPDYIECFPQTGDNLGERMSNAIEYLFEKGYTKVGLMGSDIPDIQPFEIRKAFEVLENNDVVIGPTFDGGYFFIGLKEMNRQLFVNDIKWGNKSVLEGTIDIINGMGLKIALIEKHRDIDTKEDLFAFYENMRKGIWEDKIIPHNTIKFIQNCWSDMGNVKGYAKR, from the coding sequence ATGGATGCATTAATATTGATGACACGAATACCAATACCAGGTAAAACTAAAACTAGGCTAATTGGCACATTGACTAAGGAAGAATGTGCTGAAATACACAAAGCCTTCCTACTGGATATTTTCAAATCATTCAGTTTTATTAAAGATGAAATAGATATATATTTAACTTTTACTCCAGAAGATTCTCTTTATCTAATAGAGAACATATTACCAGATTATATTGAGTGTTTTCCTCAAACTGGAGATAACTTAGGTGAGAGGATGTCAAATGCAATAGAATATCTTTTTGAAAAAGGGTATACAAAGGTAGGATTAATGGGGTCAGATATACCTGATATTCAGCCTTTTGAAATAAGAAAAGCATTTGAAGTACTTGAAAACAATGATGTTGTAATAGGTCCTACATTTGATGGAGGATATTTTTTCATTGGATTAAAAGAAATGAACAGGCAATTGTTTGTAAATGACATAAAATGGGGTAATAAGTCGGTTTTAGAGGGTACAATTGATATTATCAATGGAATGGGGCTGAAGATAGCATTAATAGAAAAACACAGAGACATAGATACAAAAGAAGATTTATTTGCTTTTTATGAAAATATGAGAAAAGGTATTTGGGAAGATAAAATAATTCCCCACAATACTATAAAGTTTATACAAAATTGTTGGAGTGATATGGGAAATGTTAAAGGTTACGCTAAAAGATAA
- a CDS encoding TIGR04283 family arsenosugar biosynthesis glycosyltransferase, producing MISIIIPVLNEEKGIEPLLKQINKLKGDKEVIVVDGGSVDNTVNIAKKYAKVIMSEKGRAKQMNKGAKNAKGNILWFVHSDSYVHEEALKKIEEAIQAGYIGGGLSLYFYDLDTRFMKFVAITSNWRAKYFGLFFGDQGIFVKKSIFDELGGYPEIELMEDWELSRKLIKKGKMTMIKVPIGTSARRFIKGGQFRTLLLMHKIKLLYLLGVSTDKLSKIYRGG from the coding sequence ATGATATCTATAATAATACCTGTACTTAATGAGGAAAAAGGCATAGAGCCTTTACTTAAACAGATTAATAAACTAAAAGGAGATAAAGAGGTTATTGTTGTAGATGGTGGCAGTGTAGATAATACGGTTAATATCGCAAAAAAATATGCCAAAGTTATAATGAGTGAAAAGGGCAGAGCTAAGCAGATGAACAAAGGAGCCAAAAACGCAAAGGGAAATATTCTATGGTTTGTTCATTCAGATTCGTATGTACACGAAGAAGCTTTAAAGAAAATAGAGGAAGCTATTCAAGCTGGTTATATTGGAGGTGGGCTTTCTCTATATTTCTATGACTTAGATACACGTTTCATGAAATTTGTAGCTATAACATCTAATTGGAGAGCAAAATATTTTGGCCTGTTTTTTGGAGACCAAGGAATATTTGTTAAAAAAAGCATTTTTGATGAATTAGGAGGATATCCTGAGATTGAGTTAATGGAAGATTGGGAATTGTCAAGGAAACTTATAAAAAAAGGTAAAATGACTATGATAAAAGTACCAATAGGCACGTCGGCCAGAAGGTTCATAAAAGGAGGCCAATTTAGGACACTACTTCTGATGCATAAAATCAAATTGTTATATTTATTAGGGGTGTCTACAGATAAGTTAAGTAAGATTTATAGGGGAGGCTAA
- a CDS encoding phosphotransferase: MLKVTLKDKIIDYIKNNKELQYLGFENDFRVKFLAQGEYNINFTIYCGEKKYVFRVNTGSQIDVKSQIRYEFEALKRLEISGVTPKVFFVDDTKKYFNYGILIMEFLDGRPLEYDKDLDKAAYIFSKIHSLDLNKIDISNFIVEEKIFTDRVNEGKKLLKDFLVEPKVNKDIKKFFYRFLEWAEENKWKEKYFTDYKWHVINNTEVNSHNFIIGDKKSYLIDWEKPVLSDPCQDLTQFLAPTTTLWKADYILSVEEKEQFFKEYTKGLGGIDNQIRDRVRLYMPYLYLRALSWCAFAYLEYQKPDKDIKNMDTFKKIRAYLDIDFMRTLLKEYIGDI, encoded by the coding sequence ATGTTAAAGGTTACGCTAAAAGATAAAATCATAGATTATATTAAAAACAATAAAGAATTACAATATCTCGGTTTTGAAAATGACTTTCGGGTAAAGTTCCTAGCTCAAGGAGAGTATAACATAAACTTTACCATATATTGTGGTGAAAAAAAATATGTGTTTAGAGTAAATACAGGTAGTCAAATAGATGTTAAAAGCCAAATTAGATATGAATTTGAAGCTTTAAAGAGACTTGAGATAAGTGGAGTTACCCCAAAAGTATTTTTTGTAGACGATACAAAAAAATATTTTAATTATGGTATATTGATTATGGAATTTTTAGATGGAAGACCTTTAGAGTATGATAAAGATTTAGATAAGGCAGCTTACATTTTTTCTAAGATACATTCTTTAGATTTGAATAAGATAGATATAAGTAATTTTATTGTTGAGGAAAAAATTTTTACAGACAGAGTGAATGAAGGAAAAAAATTACTCAAGGACTTCTTGGTTGAACCTAAGGTGAACAAAGATATTAAGAAATTTTTTTATAGGTTTTTAGAGTGGGCAGAAGAGAACAAGTGGAAGGAAAAATATTTTACAGACTATAAATGGCATGTAATAAACAATACAGAAGTGAATTCGCATAACTTTATAATTGGTGACAAAAAGAGTTATCTTATTGACTGGGAGAAACCTGTTTTGAGTGACCCTTGTCAAGATTTAACACAGTTTTTAGCTCCAACTACTACACTTTGGAAGGCTGACTATATTTTAAGTGTTGAAGAAAAGGAACAATTTTTTAAAGAATATACAAAAGGTCTTGGAGGTATAGATAATCAAATTAGAGATAGGGTAAGATTATATATGCCATATCTTTATCTAAGAGCATTGTCATGGTGTGCTTTTGCATACCTTGAGTATCAAAAACCAGACAAAGATATTAAAAATATGGATACATTCAAAAAGATTAGAGCGTATTTAGATATTGATTTTATGAGAACACTTTTAAAGGAATATATTGGTGATATCTAA
- a CDS encoding TVP38/TMEM64 family protein, with the protein MDSKKEVKQDKKKSYVKLAITLGLIVVVIGLMKYFGLFEYISLENMQNLKAWINSYGVIGPIIYIILYIVACLFFLPGLPIAVLAGLAFGPVMGAVYASIGSTLGASAAFLVARYAARDMVESWVEGNEQFKKIDEGVEKQGWRMLMITRLVPVFPFNLQNYAYGLTKIKFGTYVLVSWICMIPGAIAFTFMGGSIVSGEGNIGKTLMYLGIGAIFFVILTLIPGWLKKRKGLEI; encoded by the coding sequence ATGGATAGTAAAAAAGAAGTAAAGCAAGATAAAAAGAAAAGTTATGTGAAACTTGCTATTACTCTTGGACTTATAGTGGTTGTTATTGGTCTTATGAAATATTTTGGACTATTTGAATATATTAGTCTTGAAAATATGCAAAATCTAAAAGCATGGATTAATAGTTATGGAGTCATTGGACCTATAATTTATATAATTCTATACATTGTAGCATGTTTATTCTTTCTTCCAGGATTACCTATAGCTGTATTAGCAGGTTTAGCTTTTGGACCTGTAATGGGAGCTGTATATGCTTCTATAGGATCTACTTTAGGTGCTTCAGCCGCATTTTTAGTAGCTAGATATGCAGCTAGGGATATGGTAGAAAGTTGGGTTGAAGGAAATGAACAATTTAAGAAGATAGACGAAGGTGTTGAAAAACAAGGATGGAGAATGTTAATGATAACTAGATTAGTTCCTGTATTTCCTTTTAACCTTCAAAACTATGCTTATGGTCTTACTAAAATTAAATTTGGCACTTATGTTTTAGTTTCATGGATATGTATGATACCAGGAGCTATAGCTTTTACCTTCATGGGAGGCTCAATTGTAAGTGGAGAAGGTAATATAGGTAAGACTTTAATGTATCTTGGAATTGGAGCAATTTTCTTTGTAATACTAACATTGATACCTGGATGGTTAAAGAAGAGAAAAGGATTGGAAATATAA
- a CDS encoding ABC transporter permease yields MNTKMKPYILLLPALTILIGIFISGLILGLVQSFGYFPVIGLKNFTLRYYLEVLTDKDFLQSLKFSFYISLISSVIAVILGVILAYSILKSRHKKSIEKFIYKLPIIVPHTIAALLVYNLFSQSGVIPRILYNVGIINSQNQFPSLVFDKVGIGIIIAYLWKEIPFIAMVVYTILSNINNRLVEVALNLGANNRQIFWHILLPLIMPSIFSSFIIIFAFSFGAFEVSYLLGPTSPKTLPVKAYIEYTNPDLTNRPYTMVINMILTFISVLFVWIYSRTFKLISKYNG; encoded by the coding sequence TTGAATACAAAAATGAAACCATATATACTTTTGCTTCCTGCATTGACAATATTAATAGGAATATTCATCTCTGGACTAATTTTGGGATTAGTCCAGAGCTTTGGGTATTTTCCCGTAATAGGACTAAAAAATTTTACTTTAAGATACTATTTAGAAGTATTAACAGATAAAGATTTTTTGCAGTCGTTAAAGTTTAGTTTTTATATTTCTTTGATTTCATCTGTAATCGCAGTAATATTGGGAGTTATACTTGCTTATTCTATACTAAAAAGCAGACATAAAAAGAGTATAGAAAAATTTATTTATAAGTTACCTATCATAGTTCCTCATACAATTGCTGCTTTGCTTGTATATAATTTATTTTCGCAGAGTGGTGTTATACCTAGGATACTTTATAATGTTGGAATAATAAATAGCCAGAATCAATTTCCATCTTTAGTTTTTGATAAAGTTGGAATTGGGATAATAATAGCTTATTTGTGGAAAGAGATACCTTTTATAGCTATGGTAGTATATACAATTCTTAGTAATATAAATAATAGACTTGTTGAAGTTGCCTTAAATCTTGGAGCTAATAACAGACAGATATTTTGGCATATTTTGTTGCCTTTAATTATGCCATCTATATTTTCTTCCTTTATAATAATCTTTGCTTTTTCGTTTGGGGCTTTTGAAGTGTCGTATTTATTGGGACCTACATCACCAAAGACACTACCTGTTAAGGCTTACATTGAATATACAAACCCAGATTTAACAAATCGTCCATATACTATGGTAATAAATATGATTTTAACTTTTATTTCTGTATTATTTGTATGGATTTATAGTAGAACTTTTAAATTGATATCCAAATATAATGGGTGA
- a CDS encoding FAD-dependent oxidoreductase, whose protein sequence is MNKVTYPKEVLEKMKEIVDTCMGDAPPYCEATCPMHTDVKGYVNLIAEGKYKEAIELIREKLFLPATLGRICAHPCEEKCKRGEFKQPMSIAALKRFVADNYDNEKDWNLSIETEKDKRVAIIGAGPAGAQAALDLRRKGYNVTVFEKLPVLGGMMRVGIPEYRLPRNIIDFEYSLLKKIGVEFKLGVEIGKDISFEALKKDFDVVLIAVGAHKGVVIPVPGRELNGVLNAVEFLREVSLTKKANIGKKIAVIGGGNVAIDVARSARRVGAEEVHLVCLESRETMPAHTWEIEEAEEEGIIIHDSFGPEKIIGKDGEVVGFEIKECISIFDKEGKFNPQFNESNKQILEVDNVIFAVGQAVDNSFVSDGMLETQRGGRFKVDPITLQTKLENVFVAGDASGRSTIVIEAMAEGRKAAISIDRYLQGKDLYSDREFEGSYETWLETEIKDDTPNLPRVETTKVEPSKRILSFEEVDLGFNEEQAKEEASRCLKCECRLCVKECEMLKDFCNCPKDLFEEILETGEIDPKIPYSCNMCSQCTLVCPKDFKIKDRFMDIRKQMIKANNGKSPMKGHNAIEVHQALGFSKLFNIAIKDGKAKKTKRVFIPGCSLPSYNPYAVGKTLEYLQEKLPGTGAILKCCGKPTKALGQIDKFKERYAGLQAEIDRLGAEEIIVACQSCFLTISEYSPNQKVRSLWTVLPEIGLPENVRGIGKNSDITFAIHDSCSTRDRSDIHDGIRWIINELGYKIEELSYSRENTRCCGFGGMVVPANPELALRVMKRRTAEAKSDYMVTYCAACRESMVRGGKNALHILDLIFGGPWTSKSKFPGVPSSPITSWANRYKSKREIKKRK, encoded by the coding sequence ATGAATAAGGTTACTTATCCAAAAGAAGTATTGGAAAAAATGAAGGAAATCGTAGATACTTGTATGGGTGATGCTCCACCTTATTGTGAAGCTACTTGTCCGATGCATACTGATGTAAAAGGCTATGTAAATTTGATAGCTGAGGGGAAATACAAAGAGGCGATTGAACTAATAAGAGAAAAACTATTCTTACCTGCAACTTTGGGAAGAATTTGTGCTCACCCATGTGAGGAGAAGTGTAAAAGAGGAGAATTTAAACAACCTATGTCAATTGCAGCATTAAAGAGATTTGTTGCAGATAACTATGATAATGAGAAAGATTGGAATCTAAGTATTGAAACTGAGAAGGATAAAAGAGTTGCAATTATTGGTGCAGGACCTGCTGGAGCTCAGGCAGCATTAGACTTAAGAAGAAAAGGCTATAATGTAACAGTATTTGAGAAGCTACCTGTTTTAGGTGGAATGATGAGAGTTGGAATTCCTGAATACAGGTTGCCAAGAAATATTATAGATTTTGAGTATAGCTTACTAAAAAAGATTGGTGTTGAGTTCAAACTAGGAGTAGAAATTGGAAAAGATATATCATTTGAAGCACTAAAGAAAGATTTTGATGTAGTGTTAATAGCAGTAGGAGCTCATAAAGGAGTAGTTATTCCAGTACCTGGTCGTGAGCTTAATGGAGTTTTAAATGCTGTTGAATTTTTAAGAGAAGTGAGTTTAACTAAAAAGGCTAATATAGGTAAGAAAATAGCTGTTATAGGTGGCGGAAATGTTGCGATAGATGTTGCTAGAAGTGCAAGAAGAGTAGGAGCAGAAGAAGTACATCTTGTATGTCTAGAGTCAAGAGAGACAATGCCTGCTCATACTTGGGAAATTGAAGAAGCAGAAGAAGAAGGTATAATTATACATGATAGCTTTGGTCCTGAAAAGATAATAGGAAAAGATGGTGAAGTAGTAGGGTTTGAAATAAAAGAATGTATATCAATTTTTGATAAAGAAGGGAAGTTTAATCCTCAATTCAATGAAAGTAATAAGCAAATTCTAGAAGTTGACAACGTTATTTTTGCTGTAGGACAAGCAGTAGATAATTCTTTTGTTTCAGATGGGATGCTAGAAACACAAAGAGGTGGCAGATTTAAGGTTGACCCTATAACTTTACAGACAAAATTAGAAAATGTATTTGTTGCAGGAGATGCATCTGGAAGATCTACAATTGTAATTGAAGCTATGGCAGAGGGAAGAAAGGCTGCAATTTCAATTGATAGATATCTTCAAGGCAAAGATTTGTATTCTGATAGGGAATTTGAAGGAAGTTATGAGACTTGGTTAGAAACTGAAATAAAAGATGATACTCCTAACTTACCAAGAGTTGAAACTACAAAGGTTGAACCAAGTAAGAGAATATTGAGTTTTGAAGAAGTAGACTTAGGTTTTAATGAAGAGCAGGCAAAAGAAGAAGCTTCTAGGTGCTTAAAATGTGAATGTAGATTATGCGTAAAAGAGTGTGAGATGTTAAAGGATTTTTGTAATTGTCCTAAGGACTTATTTGAAGAGATATTAGAAACAGGAGAAATTGATCCTAAAATACCATATTCATGTAATATGTGTAGTCAGTGTACTTTAGTATGTCCAAAAGACTTCAAGATTAAAGATAGATTTATGGATATTAGAAAGCAGATGATTAAAGCTAACAATGGTAAGTCTCCAATGAAAGGGCATAATGCAATTGAGGTGCATCAAGCTTTAGGATTTTCAAAATTATTTAATATAGCAATAAAAGATGGTAAAGCTAAGAAAACTAAACGTGTATTTATACCAGGATGTAGTTTGCCATCGTATAATCCTTACGCTGTAGGTAAGACTTTAGAGTATTTACAGGAAAAGCTACCAGGTACAGGTGCAATATTAAAATGTTGTGGTAAACCAACTAAAGCTTTAGGACAGATTGATAAGTTTAAAGAAAGATATGCAGGTTTACAAGCAGAAATAGACAGATTAGGGGCTGAAGAAATAATAGTAGCCTGTCAATCATGTTTCTTAACAATTTCAGAGTACAGTCCAAACCAAAAAGTAAGGTCATTATGGACAGTTTTACCTGAAATAGGATTACCTGAAAATGTTAGGGGTATAGGTAAGAATAGTGATATAACATTTGCAATACACGATTCATGTTCAACTAGAGATAGGTCAGATATACATGATGGAATTAGATGGATAATAAACGAATTAGGATATAAAATTGAAGAATTATCTTATTCAAGAGAGAATACTAGATGCTGTGGTTTTGGAGGAATGGTAGTGCCTGCTAATCCAGAACTGGCATTAAGAGTTATGAAAAGAAGGACAGCCGAGGCGAAATCTGATTACATGGTTACTTATTGTGCAGCTTGTAGGGAGTCTATGGTTAGAGGTGGAAAAAATGCACTTCATATCTTAGACTTGATATTTGGAGGTCCATGGACTTCAAAATCTAAGTTCCCTGGAGTTCCAAGCAGTCCTATTACAAGCTGGGCAAATAGATATAAATCTAAGAGAGAAATTAAAAAGAGAAAATAA
- a CDS encoding ABC transporter permease — protein MKKNNFIYTVVMYFLIFVLIFPLIILLIWSITNNWPWPHMFPNSFGLRGYRQIFSFSNKTIKILLFSVWLSSVVTLITLIISIPAAKALGVYNFKGKKFIKILVLAPIIVPPLTVVMGIHVTFIKLGLANTFWGVVLVHLIPCLPYGIRILTDVFEIIGESMEMQARVLGARPMQAFFRITLPLITPGLISAGSLIFIVSFSQYFLTFLIGGGRIVTFSMLLFPYIQSGDRMMASAYSVVFIFTVLIVLLSVEKVVKIYYKTENHFYL, from the coding sequence ATGAAAAAAAATAACTTTATATATACTGTAGTAATGTATTTTCTTATATTCGTTTTAATTTTTCCCCTAATTATTTTATTAATATGGAGCATAACCAATAATTGGCCTTGGCCTCATATGTTCCCTAATAGTTTTGGTTTAAGAGGTTATAGGCAAATTTTTAGCTTTTCTAACAAAACTATTAAGATACTATTATTTAGCGTATGGCTATCTTCTGTAGTTACCTTGATAACATTGATAATAAGTATACCTGCTGCAAAAGCATTAGGAGTATATAATTTCAAAGGAAAAAAATTTATAAAAATACTTGTATTAGCACCAATAATAGTTCCACCTTTGACGGTAGTTATGGGAATTCATGTTACATTCATAAAATTGGGACTAGCTAATACATTTTGGGGAGTCGTTTTAGTTCATTTAATTCCATGTCTACCATATGGAATAAGGATTTTAACTGATGTATTCGAGATAATAGGTGAATCAATGGAGATGCAAGCAAGAGTTTTAGGTGCAAGACCAATGCAGGCTTTTTTTAGAATTACTCTTCCTTTGATAACTCCAGGTTTAATATCAGCAGGAAGTCTTATTTTCATAGTTTCATTTAGTCAATATTTTTTAACTTTTCTAATAGGTGGCGGAAGAATAGTTACATTTTCTATGCTTTTATTTCCATATATCCAGAGTGGGGATAGGATGATGGCTTCAGCATATAGTGTAGTCTTTATTTTTACAGTTTTAATTGTATTGTTATCGGTTGAGAAAGTTGTTAAAATATATTATAAAACTGAAAACCATTTTTATTTATAA
- a CDS encoding sulfurtransferase — translation MSKAKVISIALIVIVVGVLVWYFGFQGPNVKTSDELIKQEGKYAEYANPEVIVSALKAKEIIDNNKNVVVIDIRKSPEYLLGHIPGAVNIWRPDYESENYPFGGMRAEKEKVEKLLGSLGIDNDTFILLYDGKGDYDAARLWWILDMYGHEKMALIDGGIDGWKAAGLELTTAKPEITPKEYKFKGKVDESKLATLEDVKAAMNDPNVIILDTRSIKEFTGETLKKGAYRKGRIPTSVWIEYKEAINVGEGEDKTFKTVEELKKIYESKGITPDKTIIAYCQSAVRSAHTTFVLTQLLGYENVKNYDGSWIEWSYNKDLPIETGEPK, via the coding sequence ATGAGTAAAGCAAAAGTTATAAGCATAGCGTTAATTGTAATTGTAGTTGGAGTATTAGTTTGGTACTTTGGTTTCCAAGGACCAAATGTAAAAACTAGTGACGAATTAATTAAACAAGAAGGTAAGTATGCTGAATATGCAAATCCGGAAGTTATAGTAAGTGCACTTAAGGCTAAGGAAATAATTGATAATAACAAAAATGTTGTTGTTATCGATATTAGAAAATCACCAGAATACTTATTAGGTCACATACCTGGTGCTGTTAATATATGGAGACCAGACTATGAGAGCGAAAATTATCCATTTGGTGGAATGAGAGCAGAAAAGGAGAAAGTAGAGAAATTATTAGGTAGCTTAGGAATCGATAATGATACATTTATATTGTTGTATGATGGAAAAGGAGATTATGATGCAGCTAGGCTATGGTGGATACTTGATATGTATGGTCATGAGAAAATGGCATTAATAGATGGTGGTATTGATGGATGGAAAGCTGCAGGACTTGAATTAACAACTGCTAAGCCAGAGATTACTCCAAAAGAATATAAATTTAAAGGTAAAGTAGATGAGAGTAAGCTAGCTACATTAGAAGATGTTAAAGCTGCAATGAATGATCCAAATGTGATAATATTAGATACTCGTTCAATAAAAGAATTTACAGGTGAAACTTTAAAGAAAGGTGCTTATAGAAAAGGAAGAATACCTACAAGTGTTTGGATTGAATATAAAGAGGCTATTAATGTTGGAGAAGGTGAAGACAAAACTTTCAAAACTGTAGAAGAATTAAAGAAAATCTATGAGTCAAAAGGAATTACTCCTGATAAGACTATAATAGCATACTGCCAATCAGCAGTAAGATCAGCTCATACTACTTTTGTTTTAACTCAATTACTTGGATATGAAAATGTTAAGAACTATGATGGTTCATGGATTGAATGGAGTTATAATAAAGATTTACCAATCGAAACTGGAGAGCCTAAATAA
- a CDS encoding ABC transporter ATP-binding protein encodes MSEILLKNVSKVFDGKKILNNINIHVKEGEMVSLLGPSGCGKTTTLKIISGLIKPDEGDVVFNGNSVMNVPVEKRGAVIVFQDYLLFPHMTVEENIGFGLRMAKVKKSKRIEKVKEMIDLVKLTGHEKKYPKELSGGQRQRVAIARALAIEPKVLLLDEPFSNLDTRLKETMRDFICDIQRKLNITTILVTHDKEEALMTSDKIVVMMDGEIKQIGTPRELYQTPSTIDVANFLGEKNYILGEIKEGKFVSDFGTYEIDYRDSKRVIVMIRSEEIRLLPKEIGTGIPGIITAKRYAGYRVYYNVTASGYLFKCLSKPEINFEVGDEVFLNIDYKKAVFFDERTKKRISW; translated from the coding sequence ATGTCTGAAATTCTGCTAAAAAATGTCTCCAAGGTTTTTGACGGTAAAAAGATACTTAATAACATAAATATACATGTAAAAGAAGGAGAAATGGTTTCGTTATTAGGTCCTTCAGGTTGTGGTAAGACTACAACTCTTAAGATAATTTCAGGGCTTATAAAACCTGATGAAGGAGATGTAGTGTTTAACGGTAACTCTGTTATGAATGTTCCAGTTGAAAAAAGGGGAGCAGTTATAGTTTTTCAAGATTATCTACTTTTTCCTCATATGACTGTAGAAGAAAATATAGGGTTCGGCTTGAGAATGGCAAAAGTGAAAAAATCTAAAAGGATAGAAAAAGTTAAAGAGATGATTGATTTAGTTAAATTAACAGGACATGAAAAAAAATATCCTAAAGAGCTTTCAGGAGGGCAAAGACAGAGAGTAGCAATTGCAAGGGCATTAGCAATAGAACCAAAAGTTTTGTTACTTGATGAACCATTTTCTAATTTAGATACTAGATTAAAAGAGACCATGAGAGATTTTATTTGTGATATACAAAGGAAACTTAATATAACTACTATTTTAGTTACCCATGATAAAGAAGAAGCTCTTATGACTTCGGATAAGATAGTAGTAATGATGGATGGAGAAATTAAACAAATAGGTACTCCAAGAGAGCTTTATCAAACTCCTTCTACTATTGATGTTGCCAATTTTTTGGGAGAGAAAAACTATATACTAGGTGAAATTAAAGAAGGGAAATTTGTAAGTGATTTCGGAACTTATGAAATAGATTATAGAGACAGTAAAAGAGTAATAGTGATGATTAGATCTGAAGAGATTAGATTATTACCTAAAGAAATCGGCACGGGAATTCCAGGTATAATAACTGCAAAAAGGTATGCAGGGTATAGAGTATATTATAATGTTACTGCAAGCGGATATCTTTTTAAGTGTTTAAGCAAACCAGAAATTAATTTTGAAGTAGGTGACGAGGTGTTCCTTAATATAGATTATAAAAAGGCAGTATTTTTTGATGAACGGACTAAAAAGCGTATAAGTTGGTGA